TTCTTCATCCACGAGGAAAAGAGGCTTCATTCCCAAAGTTCGGTAGGCGCTCCAAAAACAAGACACAAAACAACCACCTGAAAAGACGTGTTCGTTTTCACCTGGGTTTTGAAACCGCCGTAGCATAGAAGCGGTTGGCAGAGCTAGAGTCCGTCCGCTTTAGGGTGGCGACTTCCCGCAAcggaactgccctatgaggaggcaGCTTACCACAGATTATATCAAGTGCCCGGAACAAACCGATGGCTATTTCCCACCATGCCCGATTTGTGCAAACCTCCCCAGGACTGGTGACTGAAAAATCGTGGCCCCGACACCGAGCTCCACATTTACTCTCGGAAACAAATTCTGGGCTTTCTTGACTTGGACCGGCCCTGCCTGGGATCACAAAACAGACAGTGCTGTGGGATCCAGTTTCCTTTTGCATGCGCCAGGATGCATGTCTGGGGTAATATAGAGGGGAGGgccttgttttttttctttctataaGGCACAACTCAATTATGTTACACAAGGGAAGCCAGGCAGGAGACGGCTGCTGTTTATGAGAATGTTGCGAAAGAACATTTAGAAGAAAATCATATTTTGTATTTTGGGGGAGATATGAGAACAAGCGGTTCTTATGGCAGAAGACAATCCAGTTAAAGCCTAGTCCCGCGACACTCCGGGCTGGCCAGCCTCCACCTGGGGACATGGGTCTCATTGGCATCAGCGTCCCGTCTCAGGCTGCTggcaaagcaagaaagaaaatccTTCCTCTGTCTGATGAATGGGTTGATGAATGGTTGATGAATGGTTTGCCCCCCCCCTCTCCGCTCTCACCCCTCTCCCAAAAATATGAAGTGGTTTTCATTCTGTCAATTTTGCGCATAGAACATTTCACTGCCAGGTACCCTCTGGCGGCCAGGTCTGGTATTCCATCCTGTACAGGGAAGCTGTCCTTTTAGTTGGCTTCTCTCTCATGAAGGGATTGCCATGAAATGAAAGGCTTGGATCTACCCACGCAAGAGAATGAGGTGAAAGAGTGGGCTGCGCCTCTTTTGCTGCAGATGAAAAGAAAGGTCACATTAGAAAAGGGGATTCTCCTTTAATTAAGAAAAATATCCCCGCAAGTAGAAAACCAGCACAGAAGAGAGCAGGTTGACCTAGAACATCTCTTCTTGTGGTGATAGTTTTCTACTTACAGAAGGTTCTATTTTCTTGTTTGATGGGAGATAGCATTACAAAAAAAGATAGGTGTCAGTGCAGACTTGGGCATGTGTGGTGAATGTTCACCCCATGAAACTGATGAATTATCTTATACCTTCAATCTCTTTTCAAGATAAGTATGCATATCTCAACTGGCCAGCCGTTTTCTCCTTTTCAGAGCCAAGCAGTGGGAACTTCTGGTaccgtggttagagtgtcagagtagaaACTAGACAATCCACGTTCAAATTCTCACTCCGCCGCAAAACATCCTGGGTGACCAAGCTCCgtatctcagcctaaccaatctgccgactttctctaccacttaaggaagaaccaaaccggcttacaatcaccttcccttttcctccccacaacagatgtcctgtgaggtaggtggggctgagagagctctaacagagctgtgactagcccaaagacacccagctggcttcacgtgtaggagtggggaaaccaaagcagttaccaaattagcctccgccgctcatgtggaggagtggggatcaaacccggttctccagattagagtccaccactctaaaccaatgctcttaaccactacaccacactggctctcagtcccTTTCTCTGCTGACAAAACGCATGGATGGGCAAGGAGGGGTTCTGCCAAGAAACTCCATTTGCTAATTTGCCGAATGCTGACTCCGCAGAGGAGAGAACCGGCTGGGTTCCAGTCAGCTGGAGAGGCTGCGCTTCTAAACCCCCAATGCATCAACACTTGCTGCGGCACTTCACTGCCGAAAGGGACCCCGCGGGTGCTCAGAGCTGCTCTCCTGCCAGCAGAGAGACAAACACGCTGAGCCAATGCAAAGGTTTTCTGGGGTCCCAAAGAGGCACTGATCAAGACAAGCTCTCGAATGCACACGGACCCCCCAAACAAAAGCAGAACCCTTTAGAAAAGGTCAAATCGACCCTGGCTTCTGCTTCTCTAGCTCCACGGTTTCAGTCCTGCTAGCTAAAGGGCCACCAAACCATGCACGGAAATGCCAACAAGCAAAAGGCATCTCCTTTCCAACTTGAATCCTGCATGCCCAGACTAGGTATGGTCCCAAAGGCGTAGTATTATCGTCAAAACTGCAAGGCTGCCTATATTGACTGGTGATGCAAGAGCCGTTCtgcgacaaagaagaagagttggtttttatatgccgactttctctaccacttaagggagactcaaaccgacttacaatcaccttcccttcccctccccacaacagacaccctttgaggtgggtggggctgagagaatgtgacttgcccaaggtcacccggctggcttcatgtggaggagtggggaaaccaacccggttcaccagattagcctccagcattcatgtggaggagtggggaatcaaacccggttctccagatcagactccaccgctccaaaccactacatttTCCTACCCTTGcaagtggcagcagctgctgcagcagaaaAGGGACACCGGTGAtagtggaaagggccgtcaagtcccaactgactcatggtgaccccgtagggtcctcaaggcaacagacagaggggggtttgcagaggggagtggacatattcatggaggagaggggtattcatggctattagtaagaatggatactagtcatgctgcatacccattctctctagtatcagaggagcatgcctattattttgggttcggtggaacacaggcaggatggtgctgctgcagttgtcttgtttgtggcttcctagaggcacctggttgggcactgggtgaacagactgctggacttgatgggccttggtctgatccagcagggcctttcttatgttcttatctctggattttcctggtggtctctcacccaagtactaaccaggaccgatgcagcttctgagatctgacaagatcaggctagcctgggcctccaggtcagggcacagggaCATTacctctagcacaggggtgtcaaacataaggcctgcgggctggatccagccccttgagagctcttatctggcccgcgaacaagctgaggcagccccccgccacccccacactcaatctaggctggcaaggcatggcccggcccaaccaagtggcatttatatcatatccggccctcgtaacaattgagttcgacacccctgagctaGTATTTTTGTATGGCTAGATTATTTTCAGTTGGGGAAAACTAGACACAGGGCTGCCAGTTAAGCAGCAGCTCCGGGTCTGCtgtcaatgtagggttgccaacctccaggtactggctggagatctcctgctattacaactgatctgcaggtgacagagaccagtccagctggagaaaatggccgctttggcaactggaacctatggcactgaagtccctcccttccccaactcccccctcaggctccacccccaaaatcttcaggtatttcccaacccggagctggcaaccctatgtcaatgTCTCCTTTTGGCTGCAATTGCCCAGGAGCAAGGAAAGGAGAAGTCCATCTTGGCCTGGGAACAACTGGCAATGGTTACCCACGAGCCAGGTGAGAGGGATGGATGGGCAGTATCCAAGAACCTGCTTGGGGACACAGGGCTTTGGTAAAATACATCGGAGGAAGGTGGCAATGGATTTCCtgcgaacgggggggggggaatgtgtgctagggttgccaacctccaggtggtgactggagaactcctgggattacaactgatctccaggcgacagagatcagttcccctggagaaaagggcagctttggctggtgcgctctatgtagggttcccaacctccaggtactagctggagatctcctgctattacaactgatctccagccaatagaggtcagttcagctggagaaaagggctgctttggcaattggactctatggcattgaagtccctcccctccccaaaccccaccctcctcatgctctgccccaaaaacctcccgccagtggcgaagaggcaatgctaactctatggcattctaccccctcgaagtccctcccctccccaaaccaagccctattcaggctccactcccaaaatccctaggtatttcccaacccggagctggcaaccctaaaagtgtCCCAGAAACCTGAAGAAGCCAGATGGATGTCGACGACACGGGAAAGTAGGGCAAAGAATCTGCTTGTCCTCATTGAGACTGCGCTCTGACTTTTTCTCCACCGGGGCCTCCTCCTGCAAGGCTTTCCTCTCTCGTGGAAATAATCaacctgcattttttaaaaaacagggatCCAACTTTGGATCTCCAAGGGGCTCTCACTGACAAACGGAAGAGACGAATTCTTGGTGAGGGGGCCTCTTTGTTTCGCCTGCCTTTAAACAGCCACTCTGAGATACGTTtaacatccccccccacacacacacacacacaaatcccttgTGCTGGCGTTAAGAGGAATCCCCAGCTTTTGGTAACGACAGCCTGACTCAGAAATGCATCGCAGTATTGTTTGGTAACAGAGAAATTCATGCACGATTTCACACCTACTGAGAAAAGTACCaggaggggaaaaggcagggctatttaaaaaaaaagaagaaaacccgAAAATTCCTGACGAGCCTCTATGTCCCATCGGCTCACGCCACtggcaggaagagaaagaagcacgGCGCTCCTTCCTCCGAGGCCCTCTGCCTCGCCAGACAGGAACGAAGAGCACCAAGGTGTCGTTCGGACCGACGGACCTGGATTTCAAGCAATCGGCGGCAAATGATTGCTTCCCAGAAGCCTCTTGCCCGGCCTCCTCCTTCTCTCGCTTTACCTCCCCCTTTTGCAAAACTACACACGCAAAGACTGGCGTGGTAGGGCTTCTTTGGTGCTGTGCCCAGTCCCGACGACACGATCCAGACCGCGAGAAGAGGGAAGGGGCGTCGCGGGAAACCAAACCATCCCAGCAGCATGCACAACAGCCTCTTGCAGGCTCTAGGAGGCCGAGCCGCTAGAATCCGAGTGGAAAGTCACGTAGCCGGAGGAGGCGGAGGGCGAACTCAAAAAGCTGCTCGTGCTGCCCCCTTTGCTGCCATTTCCCCGCAGGTCCTCTGGGCCCCCCCAGGAGGGACTGAGACCTGTCCGAAAGCCCTCGGGCTCCGAACAGCTGCCGCACACCAGGCGGTCCTCCGGAGTCTGGGCCTCGCACAGCTCAATGTGGATCTGCTCGAAGCATGGGGTGCCATCGCCCCCTTTGGGGAAGAGGCTCTTGGCATCCTCCTGCGCCAGGAACGGCCCCGGCACCATCAGCGAGCAGCCCCTCCCCGAGAAACGGCGCAGCACCTGGGGCTCCCGCTCAAAATCGGTCAAGGGGAAACGGGCGAGGGCCGATGCGTCAGAGCAGTGCTGGAAGGTTTCCGGGATGAGGGAGACCGAAGCGGAGcgcaagggggcgttcctggggccgGGTGTCGGCTCGTCGATGAAACTGACCACCTCCTCCTTGCTGAAGCACTTGTAGCCGCCCCCCTCCTTGTAGAAGTCCTCACAGGAGAAGGGCCGGAAGACCGGCACGCTCTCGGCGGACTTCCTGCGCTTGCGGTAGGGGCGTCCTTCTTCTGGGTAGGAGACGAGGCTGCACCTCCGTCGGTCGTGGCTAGGCCGTGGTATGAGCAGGTGGGCCAGGCCGGACGCCACGTCCTCACCCGCACCCCACCGCTGGAGGTAGGCTGAAATCTGGCCGGTCGTCCAGATGTCTGTTTCGTCGTGAGAAAACCGCCTTGTGGGTGGGACCTGGTGGGGAACAGAAAAGCAACACAACAGTGACTACCAGCAGAAATGGAAATTATTCTTTGACAGATATACATAAAACAATCATGCTTATGCAACAAGAGATCAGGGTTTAACTACTTCAAATAGATTGGATTGTTGTGCTTTTCATAGTGTACTTTTGATAAAGAGTTAAACTTTTTATAATGGAAGAATAGAAACAGTTGCTAGTTACTAACCGAGGATTATTGTTATAATAGTTTTCTAGCAAACTTTGACGAAGTATAGTATAGAAATGAACTATCTAAGGGTTTTGAATTATAGCTATATTTTGCATTTGTTTTCAGATATTTACTTTGGGGTAAAGATAGGTGGACGGGCTTTGCTGGGCACAGACCCAAAATGAATTGTAAAAATTTCCCTATCtgtctttccccttctttctttttctgtaccccctttaaaaatgaataaaattatttttaaaaagcgagcaagcgagcgagcgagcgaaagaaagaaagaaagaacgaacAGCAACACAACCGTTATGGCCTTGAGTTGTTGGAGCCAGCTTTAGAAAGAAACGGGGAGTTGCAAGGGTAAACCGTTTTTCCAGAATGCTCTTGGGACAGGAACACTCAGTGGAAACACCACCTGGGCCTCCTTGTTTGGAAGCAGCAAGGAGAAATTAAAgcatacttaagaacataagaaaggccatgctggatcagaccaaggcccatcgagtccagcagtctgttcacacagcagccaaccaagggtctctaggaaacccacaaacaagatgactgcagcagcaccatcctgcctgtgttccacagcacctaatatcataggcatctcctctgatcctggggagaataggtatgcatcattgctagtatccattttgacaagtagccatggatagccctctcctccatgaacatgtccactcccctctttaagccttccaagttggcagccatcgccacatcctggggcagggagttccacaatttaacgatagCTAGTCTTCCGCAACGAGTGAATACTTTTGTTGCTCGTGGTTGGCATGGCAAACCTGAACTTCCTCGGTGgactcccatcccaatactaaccagggctgaccctgcttcgcttcagAGATCTGGCGAGGTCAGGCTTGCCTGAACCATCCACAGAAAGCAGTCCAAATGAGGCAGCACCACGCTCAGACCTTCTTATGTCTCTGTGTTGccttgagcggggggggggggggtcaagcaaATTTCCTTTATTCATTTCAAATATTTAGATGCCGCCTCGGCTGGGCGTTCTGCATAACAAGGCAATAAAAATAGAAACCTTGCTGCTAAAGCTAGATGCGCTCAATTATGCAGCGGCGGAATCAGCGCCTTCAGCAGCCACAATATGCAAACCTGTTTGAGCAGAGGGGAAAAACACAAGGAAGGAACCCACCGTGAGCAGCAATCCTTCCATGACAGCTGCCGCCCACCCACCCCGTCCTCCCATTTTAAACTGATGTTGGAACGTCAGTAAACAGGACTAAGTTAAGGTAAGTTTTCTTTGCTAAGGTGGACTCcgaagagacatgatagaggtctataaggaagaaaggggagacgtgatagaggtctataaaattatgcatggtttggagagagtggacggggagaagcttttctccctctctcatactagaacacggggtcatctgctgaaactggagggtgagagattcaaaacggatacaaggaaatatttctttacacaacgcatagttaaattgtggaactccctgccccaagatgtggtgatggctgccaacttggaaggctttaagaggggaggggacatgttcatggaggagaggggtattcagtggctactagtaaaaatggatactagtcatgatgcatacgtattctctccagtatcagaggagcctgccgaatatattaggtgctgtggaacacaggcaggatggtgctgctgcagtcgtcttgtttgtgggtttcctagaggcacctcgttggccactttgtgaacagactgatgggctttggtctgatgcagcagggcttttcttacgttcttatgaacgTTTCAGTTCCCCGAATGCCTCTTTTGTGCCCCATGAATGCCTTTCCCCCTCAACATTTAAGGCAGTGCCAATTGTAAGTTCCCTGGGACAGAGAGCCACCTTCTTTGGTGTTCTGCCAATGctttacatctagattagatggCTGCTCTGTCCTCAACATGGGGTGCCCTCAAAGAGTGTTAGGAAACCACAACTGGTACACAATGCTGCCACAGGAACACTGGCTGGCATTGGTCGTAGAACCCATCTCATTTGTCTCGTTCTACCGAGACTGGCTCCCAATTAGCTTCTAAGCCCAATTCAGAAGAAGAAAACTTGGTTTTTACATGACGACTTGCTCTACCTTTTTttattaaggagaatcaaaacagtttacaatcgccttcccttcctctccccacaacagacaccttgggaggtaagtggggctgagagaattcagagagaaccgtgactagcccaaggattcATGTGTcggaatggggaaaccagcccggttctccagatgagagtccgctgctcatgcggaggagtggtgaatcaaacccggtactccagattagagtccatcgctcctaaccactacaccacgctggctctcaaagtcgGGTATTGACTTTATGTCTATTGTGGCTTGTTTTCTTTCCTGGAATTAACATATATTTGTGTGGCCAAGGAACCTTGCCTCACTGAGGTTTGCTGGACCACCCAGATCCATTAAAAGAACCCTTGTCTCAGGCAAAAACAGCATCTGGCAAAACAGTTACTGACCTGGAGATACTGCATTTTGTCCTCTGGCGGAGGCTTCATGGGGTAGACTTGCGGGAGGCCCCTCTCCAGGGCTGACAGGTCGTACTTGATCACGTGGTCCAAGGTCAAAGCATCCCCGGAGAAGCTGTAATCGTAGGCCCTCTCGCACATCAACTCTGCGTGAATGGCCCCTTCGAGACCGCTTTctgcaaggagaagaagaagagttggtttttatatgccgactttctttaatttttaaggagtctcgaactggcttacaatctccttcccttcctctccccacaacagacaccctgggaggtaggtgggactgaaggagttgtgactagcccaaggtcacgcagctggcttcacgtggaggagtggggaaaccaagacagttcactagatcagagtccgccgctcctaaccactacaccatgctgactctcatctgttttgtatgcagaaggtcctcggttcaatccccagcacctccagttaaaaggatcagataatagggaatgtgaaagacctctggcagagaccctggagagctgctgccagtcagagtagaagaACAAGAAGCGGAAAAAGaagggtttttataccctgattttctctacctttaaggagtctcaacccggcttacaattgcctgcccttcccctccccataacaggcaccttatgaggtcggtggggctgagatagttcacagagaactgtgactggcccaaggtcacccagctggcttcatgtggaggagggggaaagcaacccggctcaccagattagagtgaggagctcatgtggaggagtagggaatcaaacccggctctccagattagagtctgctgctcttaaccactacaccacactggctctcatctggTTTACACGGGGAAGGTcctcagttcaatccccggcatctccagttcaaaggatcagttAACAgggaatgggaaagacctctggcagagtccctggagagctgttgccagtcataGTAGACTAGACAGGCCTAGAGGGACCAAGCATCTGAGCCAGTATAAGGTAGATTCAGGGTATGTGATCATGCAGCTGGATCTGAATCTTTCCAAGAGCATCCCACGTGACACTGAAAATGCAGGGAAGACAGCAgtcgctggggggggggaggagagggagggggccgGGCTGTACATTTCCTCCTCCGGTCCCGCGCATCTGCCGTACGATCTGCTCGGGGGCTGCTCTGACCTTCTTCCCCGTCGTCGTTGGACATGATGGCCACGCACTTCTCCCAGACGGACTTGAGGTCGGCCCGGTAGCGGTCGCAGGCCCAGAGGaagagaggcaggaggagggacTGGATGACCGAACACCAGAGTACGCACAGCACCATCCAGTCGTAGGCCACGTCCGACTTCAAGCTGGCAAAGCTCACCACCTGTGGGGATCAAGCATCAGAAACGTCAGCGGGAGGCTGGAGGAAGGGTGCAGCCTCCGAAGGGCCGGCATGCAACGGCTCTCTCCGTTCCTGCGGGATGAACCCTCTGCGGCAGCAAAGAGGGCAGCCAGATTCAGCCAAATATACCTTAGCTGGACATTTTCCAGAGGAAAAAAACACCCTTGAAAAAAACATGGTTTCTTTCAAGGACTTCCCCTCCAAATGGAAATTTTGAGGAACTCTGAAAATAGAATGAGTGACAATCTTTTAAGACAAGATGTTATTCCCACAAAGGAggtaaaaataaggccaaggccaatggtgcaaaccAGGTAAAAAGCTTTTTTATTACTCAGAGTAGAAATTCCCCACGTGTttcgcccaaggggcttcttcaggggaatctgtattTATCGCAGAAGTCCTTCAAATGAGCAACAGAACTTATGCTCCGTTTGAAGGACTGCTGCGATAACTACAGAATTtctattttgagtaataaaaaaGCCCTtgtaacctattttgcaccactgGCCTTGGCCTTATCTCCCGTTACCAGGGTGGCTCTTTTATTTCTCTTCACTTCCATGGAGGAGGAATTAACGTTTTCTCCTTTGGGCTGTTTACTCAAATTCCAGTGATCACCCGGGGCTCTGATATGTATCTGTGTGGCTGTTTGTGTGGGTGTCCAGcatatgcttgtgtgtgtgtgtggagagagttAAGCCCCAGGGATGGACTGGCCATTATAGACACTAGGATGTCTCTcggtggtagggatgccagcctccaggtgggacctggggatcccctggaaatacagctcatctccagactgcagagatcagttcccctggaggaagagggatgctttggagggcggtctccagggttgccaggtccctcttcaccatcggtgggagattctagggtggagcttgaggagggcgaagtttggggaagggagggacttcaatgccatagagtccaatggccagagcggccattttctccaggggaactgatctctataggctggagatcagttgtaacaataggagatctccagctaggacctggaggttggcaaccctagctctctggcgttgtaccccactgagttccccatcctccctaggctccacccccaaatctcccggagtttcccaacctggatctggtaatcctaccccccccacacacacactcattaaaAGTGCTATTTACTTATTAAATAGCGTATTTAATAAGTAAAAAGTTAAAGTTAATAGCAaataaatatttatgtatttggTATTTGCGTATTAAAAATGCTCaggaaatccttttttttttttttttgcatctactctggggctagggttgtcaggtccctcttctcaatcggcgggagatttttggggcagagcctgaagagggcggggtttggggagggacttcaatgccatagagcccaattgttaaagcggccatttttctccaggtgatctgatctctatcggctggagatcagttgaattagcaggagataacctggcagttggcaaccctatccggggCTAAACCAGAAAATCCGTGATCCACTCGCTCTTCCCAGCCCTTACGAACAGCAACGACACAGGGCCCTGATTCAGACTGGGGCTGTGGTATGGGGATGGAGCGTTAGGAGGGAGCATAAAGAAGCAATTTTttggaagcaaaagaaaaaaaattaaaagcttcatCTTCAGCTTTTGGCCTTTCCCCCAGCTGGCCCGAGGCAGCTTTGCCTAGGAAATCCTCTCTTTTTGCCCAGACCTTTATTTTGCAAAGCGACAGAATTCCTGGCAGCCATGAATTTCAGTTGGGGGTTGCGGAGTGGAGAGGAAGGCCAGAATATGCAAAACCAATTCATATTAATCAGGGCCAGTTACAGCTCTCCCCCACTCCCGTTAATCAATGTTTCATTAATGCCACAACGTCAGCCAAATTCAAATTAACTTAATTTGATCTTTATAAATTGAATACTTAATGTTGCTCAGCAGTTATGAGAAAACGCTGTCGAAGCTGGCTTGGAGTAAAAAATGGCAACCGCTCCAGAAATTGAGGggtgctaatggctatgcaaacaggaacgcaagtggaggggtgggtggaatgtctccttttgctctgggaccgtgaacaggcattttaaaggtcccatttaaaagaagagctttgaacgagcatcgaaatggaccctgcataaatggccatagagtcatCTGCACTTTCAGGAACCTGGAGCCTGTgcccaaaataaacacacaaaaaccCCAAGCACCCAAGGCAAAAGCTACCCGAGCCCTCTGTGCCATTAGAGCATTTAAACCCATTTTCACACGCAGCATCCAAGCGGATCAGCATCCTCAGCCAGTTAAGGCCTTTTAAAGAGGAAAAGCAAAGGGATCTGCTGCGTTTCTCGCCTGCCATGTTTTCGGAAAGAAATCGCAGCAGACTCTGTCCTttccctggggggcgggggaacgACACCTTTCGCAAGAGAACACATCAAAGGAACAAGGAGTCCTTTCCTCTGTGCTCTGGCTGGCATTGCTCAAGGCGctactccttcccccctccccctgcatcctctacatccctcccccccccccactgccacttCTCTGGGGATTCTCAGAGAGGAATTGTGCTCTGTGCAGCCTTCTCGGAGAGCTGAAATCCCGTCAATGCTGGTCTCTGCTATTTTAAAAATACCAGAGATCAGCTTGGGGGGAAATCAGCTGACACCAAGAGAGTTGGAACGCTTTCAGTAcctacaaaaaataataatttcttccattgcctgctctctctctctctccctctcctgccACCACCCCTTCTTCGCTACCCACTTTTCTATTCTCC
This portion of the Euleptes europaea isolate rEulEur1 chromosome 19, rEulEur1.hap1, whole genome shotgun sequence genome encodes:
- the GPR153 gene encoding probable G-protein coupled receptor 153, with the protein product MHDERSLRSNAVAWLACSGLSVLANAWGILSVSAKQKKWKPLEFLICTLAGTHILNIAIPVTMYSVVQLRRQHSGYEWNEGLCKVFVSTFYTLTLVTCFSVTSLSYHRMWMVRWPVNYRLSNTKKQAVHTVMGIWMVSFILSTLPAVGWHDTAERFYASDCRFIVTEIGLGFGVCFLLLISGSVVMGVVCMGIALFQTFSIQTGHNMDKNKFNVPTIVVEDAQGKRRSSIDGSEPVKTSLQITYLITGIVFIYDFLMGFPILVVSFASLKSDVAYDWMVLCVLWCSVIQSLLLPLFLWACDRYRADLKSVWEKCVAIMSNDDGEEESGLEGAIHAELMCERAYDYSFSGDALTLDHVIKYDLSALERGLPQVYPMKPPPEDKMQYLQVPPTRRFSHDETDIWTTGQISAYLQRWGAGEDVASGLAHLLIPRPSHDRRRCSLVSYPEEGRPYRKRRKSAESVPVFRPFSCEDFYKEGGGYKCFSKEEVVSFIDEPTPGPRNAPLRSASVSLIPETFQHCSDASALARFPLTDFEREPQVLRRFSGRGCSLMVPGPFLAQEDAKSLFPKGGDGTPCFEQIHIELCEAQTPEDRLVCGSCSEPEGFRTGLSPSWGGPEDLRGNGSKGGSTSSFLSSPSASSGYVTFHSDSSGSAS